One genomic region from Arthrobacter sp. YN encodes:
- a CDS encoding alpha/beta hydrolase: MVALTQSLARLGYPELESLSVIAPKYAHALKGADQPCQLPGLTIKQPLREAARKNRRDFERRIGALEYRLGRHDRGNGYVGSDIVVDAAVALPSFDQARNYLNNPKIRAQVLKRILSKLPESGRLVIVGHSLGSVIAADIVRRLPVGLEVAGMVTIGSPLASGVFDVDKLRDTLSEPPTNLAWWVNFWNGADPVAARRGVSSVFPWLIDYRIRTKKVGGAAHAAVDYLANDAVAAAIGYALFGSRSTEVAQVENGLDIPLDATEHFALLALRYAYLMKTRLEGEEKDRFTGALRHVQASVVEDIKKRNSREGRGTPSEIARLAFDFSDLGAEVPEPLPSSHVPKDEAAVLLTVLAAENVIRPFEISFSRKLWQEAMEDLAAEMGLGSQYGADVFMAAKLAQEALSGSRGVNWIKWGALGAGAAAIVVATGGLALAAGPGLAGAAVITSALASFGPGGMIGGLLTAGSLVTAGGGGIAYGLASPGTTAETLVGVVERRLAAAILRQRQHLDPDEGLWAVLVETEIEVRREHERLDEFSDASAPALKELKRKIDAIERALKYLTDHGLEPRIDSPQEDDYPTTAFFKREPWISKQGG; the protein is encoded by the coding sequence ATGGTTGCGCTGACGCAGTCTTTGGCGCGGCTCGGTTACCCCGAGCTGGAGTCGCTGAGCGTCATAGCCCCGAAATACGCACACGCCCTAAAGGGTGCCGACCAGCCGTGCCAATTGCCGGGCCTAACCATAAAGCAGCCTCTCCGGGAGGCAGCCAGGAAGAATCGACGCGACTTCGAGCGTCGTATCGGAGCCCTGGAGTATAGGCTCGGGCGCCACGACAGAGGGAACGGCTACGTTGGCAGTGACATTGTGGTCGATGCCGCAGTTGCGTTGCCGTCGTTTGATCAAGCCCGCAACTACCTGAATAATCCGAAAATTCGGGCGCAGGTCTTGAAACGCATCCTCAGTAAACTTCCGGAGTCGGGGAGGCTCGTGATCGTGGGCCATAGCCTCGGCTCGGTCATCGCCGCCGACATCGTCCGGCGTCTGCCGGTCGGCCTTGAGGTGGCCGGTATGGTCACCATAGGTAGCCCGTTGGCGAGTGGGGTATTCGACGTCGACAAACTTCGCGACACACTAAGTGAGCCGCCGACCAATTTGGCGTGGTGGGTGAACTTTTGGAATGGGGCCGATCCTGTAGCTGCGCGCCGTGGGGTGTCATCAGTCTTCCCTTGGCTGATTGATTATCGTATTCGTACGAAGAAAGTGGGGGGAGCCGCCCACGCGGCCGTCGACTATCTGGCCAATGACGCAGTAGCGGCTGCCATCGGCTATGCCCTATTCGGGTCTAGATCCACAGAAGTCGCGCAGGTAGAAAACGGGCTTGACATTCCACTGGACGCCACTGAGCACTTCGCGCTTCTGGCCCTTCGGTATGCCTATCTGATGAAGACGCGTTTGGAAGGCGAAGAGAAGGATCGCTTTACTGGAGCCCTTCGTCATGTGCAAGCGTCGGTCGTCGAAGACATTAAGAAACGAAACTCCCGCGAAGGGAGAGGGACGCCATCCGAGATTGCGAGGCTGGCGTTCGACTTTTCCGATTTAGGTGCGGAGGTACCCGAGCCGCTTCCGAGCAGTCACGTCCCCAAAGACGAAGCTGCTGTCCTTCTGACAGTGCTGGCAGCAGAGAACGTCATACGTCCGTTCGAGATCTCCTTTTCCAGAAAACTGTGGCAAGAAGCCATGGAAGACCTCGCCGCTGAGATGGGTCTGGGAAGTCAGTATGGTGCCGACGTGTTCATGGCAGCAAAGCTCGCGCAAGAAGCACTCAGCGGTAGTCGCGGAGTTAATTGGATCAAATGGGGTGCCTTGGGTGCGGGCGCGGCCGCAATCGTCGTGGCGACGGGTGGCTTGGCGCTCGCTGCTGGACCGGGCCTTGCCGGAGCCGCAGTAATTACGAGCGCGCTGGCGAGTTTCGGCCCCGGCGGCATGATCGGGGGTCTGCTTACGGCTGGATCACTCGTTACGGCCGGTGGTGGCGGCATTGCGTACGGTCTAGCAAGTCCTGGAACCACGGCGGAAACCCTCGTTGGCGTTGTTGAGCGCCGGCTCGCTGCAGCAATTCTGCGCCAGCGGCAGCATCTCGATCCTGACGAAGGTCTCTGGGCGGTCCTCGTTGAAACCGAAATAGAGGTGCGGCGCGAACACGAGCGGCTTGACGAGTTTTCTGATGCATCCGCCCCTGCGCTCAAGGAGCTGAAACGGAAGATTGACGCCATCGAGCGGGCGTTGAAATACCTCACCGACCACGGCTTGGAGCCCCGTATCGATTCTCCGCAGGAGGACGACTACCCAACAACAGCTTTCTTTAAGAGGGAACCCTGGATTTCTAAACAAGGAGGGTGA
- a CDS encoding APC family permease, producing MTPTFETDTPAGEKPVGPASAQAPSQGWRRVLGVPSLVLLGLVYMVPLTIFSTYGIVVELTGGRLSAAYAVTLVVMLFTARSYGRMSQAFPFGGSAYTYATRSFGPGLGFMAGWSLLLDYLLLPMINYLLIGIYMEAAFPAIPAWAFMIVSIVAVTVLNILGITAIAKANFVVVGLQAVFIALFVALGLSSITGTGNVDLLAPFTGAEGAEGLSPVFAGSAILCLSYLGFDAVSTFAEETKDPKRNLPRAIMITTILAGMIFLGLAYISHLVLPVSTFNDVDSAAIEVIGAAGGELLVAFFTAAYIAGSLGSALTSQASVSRIIHSMGRSGVFPAALGRLHSRFSTPVLPILLTSTVSLLAFVLDLLTISSLISFGALVAFSVVNLAVIKHYYFDQKARGARGVIHNLVLPGVGFVLTIWLWTSLSGLSFTFGLIWAGVGLAYLAFLTRGFRKPAPQLDLKEA from the coding sequence ATGACCCCCACGTTTGAAACTGATACACCGGCAGGCGAGAAGCCTGTGGGGCCGGCCTCCGCCCAAGCACCTTCCCAAGGTTGGCGCCGAGTCCTCGGCGTTCCATCCCTGGTCCTGCTGGGATTGGTCTACATGGTGCCGCTGACGATCTTCAGCACCTACGGCATCGTCGTTGAACTTACGGGCGGGCGGCTCTCGGCTGCCTACGCCGTGACCCTGGTGGTCATGCTGTTCACGGCCCGCTCGTATGGCCGCATGTCGCAGGCATTCCCATTCGGTGGATCCGCATACACCTATGCAACCCGATCCTTCGGGCCGGGCCTTGGCTTCATGGCCGGTTGGTCGCTCCTGCTGGACTATCTACTGCTGCCGATGATCAACTACCTGCTGATCGGCATCTACATGGAAGCCGCCTTCCCTGCTATCCCGGCCTGGGCGTTCATGATCGTGTCGATTGTGGCTGTGACCGTGCTGAACATCCTCGGCATCACTGCGATTGCCAAGGCTAACTTTGTGGTGGTGGGACTCCAAGCGGTCTTCATCGCGTTGTTCGTCGCCCTGGGGCTTTCTTCAATCACGGGAACCGGCAACGTTGACCTGCTGGCGCCCTTCACCGGGGCCGAAGGTGCCGAAGGCCTTTCGCCCGTCTTTGCTGGCTCAGCCATCCTTTGCCTCTCCTACTTGGGGTTCGACGCCGTCTCGACCTTCGCCGAGGAAACCAAGGATCCAAAGCGGAATCTGCCCCGCGCCATCATGATCACCACAATCCTTGCCGGCATGATTTTCCTGGGGCTTGCGTACATCAGCCACCTGGTTCTCCCCGTCAGCACCTTCAACGACGTGGACTCGGCGGCCATCGAGGTCATTGGCGCGGCGGGCGGCGAGTTGCTCGTGGCCTTCTTCACGGCCGCCTACATTGCCGGCAGTCTCGGGTCCGCGTTGACCTCCCAGGCCTCGGTCTCGCGGATCATTCATTCAATGGGACGCAGCGGAGTGTTCCCAGCTGCGTTGGGGCGGCTGCACTCCCGCTTCAGCACCCCCGTGTTGCCCATTCTGCTGACCTCCACCGTGTCGCTACTGGCGTTCGTGTTGGACCTGCTGACGATTTCCTCGCTGATCAGCTTCGGTGCCCTGGTCGCGTTCTCCGTGGTCAACTTGGCCGTCATCAAGCACTACTACTTCGACCAGAAGGCCCGCGGTGCCCGGGGCGTGATTCACAACCTTGTGCTTCCAGGCGTTGGGTTCGTGCTCACGATCTGGCTGTGGACCAGCCTGAGTGGCTTGTCGTTCACCTTCGGCTTGATTTGGGCAGGCGTGGGATTGGCCTACCTGGCATTCTTGACGCGAGGGTTCCGGAAACCGGCGCCACAGCTGGACCTGAAGGAGGCGTAG